The DNA region TAACATTAATATACATTAATATCGGTCTGTGTAGGTCACTGGGTGGATTCCATAAAGACAAAGCATAACCTTTAGAAAATACACTGATTATGAGCACAACCGATGACTTTTTGGTCTGTCAGATCATCACCAAGTGACCATAGTACCAAGAGGAATCGAATGAATCGTGATTGAGATTAACAAAAGCTGCTCCAAATGGCACTGGGAGGCAAACTGAACTTCAGTACCGAGAAATCAAGCGCAGCAGACGTGCCGCGAGATGACGGCTGACGACAGCTGACGCTCTTTGGCTGCGTCATAAACCTCTCCCTGATTTCCTACTCCCGACGTGATAGACgctcagtcactcagtcaatAGTGAGAAGCAAACCGAGATTTTTGATGCTTATGAATCATTGTCAATGTGCATCATTGCTGAAAGGCAATGTTTGCATCTATAAAATACAATAAGTTGCACTGTGGGATTGGTAGCAGAAAGTATTGTACATGCCACTGTAGGACATTTCAAAGACTCTACATAGAGCATACTTCTCTTCTGAGAGTCAGAATTCAGACAACATAAtaatatagtgcactatatagTGAACAGGGAGTGATTTCGGACACGGCGTTTGTCTAGAGGAGCTTTgagtgagcagcagcaggatgcaCACCTGGTTATAAAGGCATGCTGTGATTGGACGGTATGGACGGTTGGACCTTTCTTTTGAGTGTccagtgtccttgagcaagacgaCATACTTCTTCCTGACTTTTCCATTGTACATAATTTGGATAAAAATGCGACAACAAGATTTTGCTTTACTACATAGACACTGGATGCTATATAGGGCTTTTCATCAACTACAGTAAATCGTGATCATGATTTTCGCATTGTTTCCATTCTGAAGTCAGTTTGCGTAGTAACAAAACATAATATCAGATGCCATGAACTGTTTAATTACAACTGAGTCCTGAAGACAACAGTGAGCAGCTCCATCCCCAAGCCCACCGCCAGACCAAGATCCAGGCCTAGCAGGACGGCACCCAGGCATGTTCCCATCCACACCACCTGCAGAAAAACGCCTGGGGTCTAACACTGAACGATAACAGACTATGGCAGGTAAATaaccaaatgaatgaaaagttgGACTCTATAAATACGTGTACATTTGGGcatcaaactgtaaaacatttacTGAGCACCTACACATTCTGGTTTGTCCCTCCTCCACAGGTACGGGATTTCTCTGAACTGTATCAGCATGCCCTTCAGGTTGACGATCACCAAGGCACCCAGGACAGACTGCAGTCAAATCCAGTATTCAAGGTgtgtataagaaaaaaaaaaaagtacctttACACCTTTAGATATACAGTCACAGCTAAGCTTTATCCCGTACTGTATATGATTCGACATGACgggaaaaattcaaattctctCTCCATGTAAGGAACctaagacaaaacacacaaaaacatattagCACAAGACAAAACATTCTCAGAAGTGAGTCTCACCCTGGGGAGCGGCTCTAGCAGGAACCCAAGCGCTACAGTTACAATCATTGCCATCATGGCTGAGATGATCCCTGCTACctgcatttgtgaaaaaaaaaaaaaattatgtttaatctTCATATGGCACTGAAGGAAAAGAATGTGATATAAACCCAGactctcagttttgttttctgacctgCGTTTTGCCTCCGGAGCTCTCTTGCACGGCTGTTCTGGAGAGCGCCGTGCTGGCTGCAAACGACCTGAAGCTTGCGCCGAATATGTTGCTAACCCCAAATGCAATGAGCTCCTGGGATGGAAATGGCAATGAAAGGTTACTTTTGTTCTGACTTCAATCATTTTGTTTGAGCTACTGTTCTACATGTGACACGTGAAAGCTCACACCCAAACCTGACATGAAAGCAATGCTCAATGTAACTTTATATCCTCACAACCAGAATTAAGAGTCTTATTCTCGTACTCACACAGTATCAGTAACCAATTAACACTTCTTCCACTATCGGAAACAGAAAAGTCTAGAAAGTGCCATTATATGTAACTCACCTGGTTACCATCAATGGTGTAATCATGTTTGATCGAGTAGAGTTTGGCCACGGAGAAGGCAACAGCAAACCCCACTATGGCTATAGGAAAGGCCTCCATGGCACTTTCCTGGAAGACCTCCATACTGGGTGCAATGGGAGACTCATACCTGAAAGACACTCGTGTTTCATTGTGCATCGAAATGATCTGAATTACCTGGTGGAACAGCGGCGAGCAGATTTATGTGGCGAACTTGAAACTTACCCACTAACCATTTTGCCAACAACGTCAACATCATATCTCGTCTCAAAGCTGAAGCCGTAGGACACCCCACAAGTTATGATAGTCTGTGTGAAGAGAAAAGACACCTGGGAGTCTCTAGCAGCTATTGCTATCCATTCATTATGGTAAAACAAATCTACTTGGGGAGACCTGAAGCTTGCATGAGATACAGGATCCTTCCCTCACCATGAAAACTTCTATGGGGATGGGCACTGGCAGTTTGGCTTTGTATCTGTCATTCAGCTCCTTCACAATGAACACCACCACCATGATCACTATGGACATAACCAGGTCACAGACGTTGGTGGAGGTGATCTGGATAAAGATCTTCTCCAGGGTCTGTGCAAAAGAGGCAAAAACACTTTCTGTATTCAGCGCTTTGAGcgtgattaaaaatgaaaagtagtttttactttacaTCACAATTCAATATGGTAAAATTTGACGGCAAACCACACGAGGACGCTGTAGAAATCATAAAAAAGGCCTATCCAACTTATTACTACCTCTGTGTAAATATACACTTTGCACTGAGATGAAAACTGcgagagaaaaatatctggctcttcgGTGAAGCAACGGCCAGCAGCTGCTTGGATTAGCTCAGCATAAGGACTATAGCTTAAACGGACGAGATACTTAGGCAGTTCAGCAGAACTTTTCTCTGGCTCCACGCACTGAAgcttgtgctgtttttttgtacattcaGACCACTTTTTCTCCTAAGAACTGCTATAGTCTGTCTTCTTTCCCGTGTCTCCCTTATTGTCCTTTGCCGCCTGAATGACGAAAACATGTGGCGTGGTCTACCTCCACTAGTTccaaatataaaactgtattgATAGTAATAATGTAACTGTCACATCTTGGATTTACATATATGATGGCGAGTGGTCCGCTGATGCCTGGGACCTGCAGCCCCAACACAAACTTGAGCTGGGACACCAGGATGTGGATGGCAGCTGCTGTGGTGAAGCCGGACACCAGAGTGTCCGACAGGTACACGACAACAAAGCCCACCTGCAGAACACCCATCGCCAGCTGGTAGAGACAGAAGTATGGATAGAAAAGAAGCTTGGTTTGAAAACTCTTCCCAGGACAGGCAGAGTCACTGGTATGGTCTACAGAAACAGAGCCAAGTCTACCTGGAAAATCCCCATGAGGAAGGTCACAGAGGAGGCCACCAGGACTCTCTGCTGGTCCTGAGTCAGACCCTCAAAGCCTGTGATATTGGCTGGCGGTCTGTCCTCTGGGACCAGACGGGTCACCACGGCACCTACCATCAGGCTCAGGACTGGGAAGGAGCCTGGGGGTGAGGAAGAGTGTGGATGGGTGGGAAGTCGCTGTTGAACCGCATCACATCTAATCTTATCTGCACTTGTCAAAAATGATAAGATCAATGATTTAATCATTTTCCAAAAGGGACTGCACAGGGTGATACGTTTAAACTCACTGACAGGAAGCCGTTTTTATTACTTGACGAAAGTTGGGGACAGTTATAAAGAGTCTTGCGCCAGAGCAATATCGATTTTTGGGA from Xiphias gladius isolate SHS-SW01 ecotype Sanya breed wild chromosome 2, ASM1685928v1, whole genome shotgun sequence includes:
- the LOC120801429 gene encoding chloride anion exchanger-like, which encodes MVTLRKQYVVARQVYSEDSFAEDHEKICRVRKTILDHVKEYLTCDSKRAKNAVLALLPIIGWMKIYRVREWLLGDVVSGISTGLVAIMQGLAFSLLASLPPSYGLYTAFFPVLTYFFLGTSRHISVGSFPVLSLMVGAVVTRLVPEDRPPANITGFEGLTQDQQRVLVASSVTFLMGIFQLAMGVLQVGFVVVYLSDTLVSGFTTAAAIHILVSQLKFVLGLQVPGISGPLAIIYTLEKIFIQITSTNVCDLVMSIVIMVVVFIVKELNDRYKAKLPVPIPIEVFMTIITCGVSYGFSFETRYDVDVVGKMVSGYESPIAPSMEVFQESAMEAFPIAIVGFAVAFSVAKLYSIKHDYTIDGNQELIAFGVSNIFGASFRSFAASTALSRTAVQESSGGKTQVAGIISAMMAMIVTVALGFLLEPLPRSVLGALVIVNLKGMLIQFREIPYLWRRDKPECVVWMGTCLGAVLLGLDLGLAVGLGMELLTVVFRTQFPRCSVLANIPGTDLYRDHKDYLHIFEPKGVKIFRIPSPIFFANIEFFRDKLVEAVGFNPLRILRKRNKALGKINKLLQEKDGHITERGLADLFCQTTDKSCINVEELDLPTDLKGLPFRMDWKIELPTNISVPRVDLHSLILDFSAVSFLDISALKGLKTALKDFIRVGVDVYIVSCDAYILEKLHIFMFFDDDIVTSMFFPTLHDAMLQVLEKHKEDKSQGSLLADTKL